The Pseudorasbora parva isolate DD20220531a chromosome 16, ASM2467924v1, whole genome shotgun sequence genome includes a region encoding these proteins:
- the clns1a gene encoding methylosome subunit pICln isoform X1: MVVLKSLPPPSEGVRLQQAETTAVLDGKRLGSGTLFVAEAHLSWFDGSGMGFCLEYPSISLHAISRDLSAFPEEHLYVMVNAKLDDENNAEQQDKAPDDVGEDDEESDSDSEDSGTITEIRFVPSDKAALEPMFSAMCDCQALHPDPEDADTDDDDYEGEEYDVEEAEQEQGHGDIPTFYTYEEGLSHLTSEGQATLDRLEGMLAQSVAQQYHMAGVRTDEPSAAFEDGMEVDASAIAGQFDDADVDHW, encoded by the exons ATGGTTGTGTTGAAGAGTTTACCTCCACCCAGCGAGGGCGTGCGGCTCCAGCAGGCCGAAACAACTGCGGTTCTGGACGGGAAAAGACTGGGATCTGGAACTCTGTTTGTGGCTGAGGC GCATCTGTCCTGGTTTGATGGTTCAGGAATGGGTTTCTGTCTTGAATACCCTTCCATCAGTCTGCACGCAATCTCACGAGATCTTAGCGCCTTTCCAGAAGAGCACCTGTATGTGATGGTCAATGCAAAACTGGACG ATGAAAACAATGCAGAGCAGCAGGATAAAGCTCCTGATGATGTAGGAGAGGATGATGAGGAGAGTGACAGCGACAGCGAAGATTCAGGAACCATCACAGAGATTCGTTTTGTGCCCAGTGATAAAGCTGCAT TGGAGCCCATGTTCTCCGCCATGTGTGACTGTCAGGCCCTGCACCCAGACCCTGAGGACGCTGACacagatgatgatgattatgagGGAGAGGAGTATGACGTAGAGGAAGCGG AGCAAGAGCAGGGTCATGGAGATATTCCCACGTTTTACACCTATGAGGAGGGCTTGTCCCACCTGACGTCAGAGGGTCAGGCCACACTGGACAGACTGGAGGGGATGCTGGCCCAGTCAGTCGCACAGCAGTACCACATGGCCGGAGTCAGAACCGATGAGCCGTCTGCTGCATTTGAAG ATGGAATGGAAGTCGACGCGAGTGCAATTGCTGGACAGTTTGATGACGCCGATGTGGATCACTGGTAA
- the clns1a gene encoding methylosome subunit pICln isoform X2 produces MVVLKSLPPPSEGVRLQQAETTAVLDGKRLGSGTLFVAEAHLSWFDGSGMGFCLEYPSISLHAISRDLSAFPEEHLYVMVNAKLDDENNAEQQDKAPDDVGEDDEESDSDSEDSGTITEIRFVPSDKAALEPMFSAMCDCQALHPDPEDADTDDDDYEGEEYDVEEAEQEQGHGDIPTFYTYEEGLSHLTSEGQATLDRLEGMLAQSVAQQYHMAGVRTDEPSAAFEDGMEVDASAIAGQFDDADVDH; encoded by the exons ATGGTTGTGTTGAAGAGTTTACCTCCACCCAGCGAGGGCGTGCGGCTCCAGCAGGCCGAAACAACTGCGGTTCTGGACGGGAAAAGACTGGGATCTGGAACTCTGTTTGTGGCTGAGGC GCATCTGTCCTGGTTTGATGGTTCAGGAATGGGTTTCTGTCTTGAATACCCTTCCATCAGTCTGCACGCAATCTCACGAGATCTTAGCGCCTTTCCAGAAGAGCACCTGTATGTGATGGTCAATGCAAAACTGGACG ATGAAAACAATGCAGAGCAGCAGGATAAAGCTCCTGATGATGTAGGAGAGGATGATGAGGAGAGTGACAGCGACAGCGAAGATTCAGGAACCATCACAGAGATTCGTTTTGTGCCCAGTGATAAAGCTGCAT TGGAGCCCATGTTCTCCGCCATGTGTGACTGTCAGGCCCTGCACCCAGACCCTGAGGACGCTGACacagatgatgatgattatgagGGAGAGGAGTATGACGTAGAGGAAGCGG AGCAAGAGCAGGGTCATGGAGATATTCCCACGTTTTACACCTATGAGGAGGGCTTGTCCCACCTGACGTCAGAGGGTCAGGCCACACTGGACAGACTGGAGGGGATGCTGGCCCAGTCAGTCGCACAGCAGTACCACATGGCCGGAGTCAGAACCGATGAGCCGTCTGCTGCATTTGAAG ATGGAATGGAAGTCGACGCGAGTGCAATTGCTGGACAGTTTGATGACGCCGATGTGGATCACTG A